A stretch of Faecalibacterium duncaniae DNA encodes these proteins:
- a CDS encoding patatin-like phospholipase family protein produces MKTGLILEGGAMRGMFTAGVLDVLMEQGITVDGMVGVSAGAVFGCNYKSHQIGRTIRYNTTYCNDKRYASFRNLLRTGNLYSEDFCYHEVPEKLDPFDDKAFRESPMDYFVVCTDVRTGDPIYHKCRTGDAEDVRWMEASASMPLAAKIVKIGHYGLLDGGVADSIPIRFFESIGYKRNLIILTQPKGFVKKKNPMLPAIRARYLRYPAFVEAVADRHERYNETLSYISMLEQSGKDYVIRPPIPLEIGAMERDPDQLRRVYETGRAVAQIQVDKIRAFLETAKAEAEE; encoded by the coding sequence ATGAAGACCGGATTGATCCTGGAAGGCGGTGCCATGCGGGGCATGTTCACTGCCGGTGTTCTGGATGTTCTGATGGAGCAGGGCATCACGGTAGACGGCATGGTAGGTGTTTCGGCGGGAGCAGTGTTCGGCTGCAACTACAAATCCCACCAGATCGGGCGGACCATCCGCTACAACACCACCTATTGCAACGACAAACGCTATGCCAGCTTCCGCAACCTGCTGCGCACCGGCAACCTGTACAGCGAGGATTTCTGCTACCACGAGGTGCCCGAAAAGCTCGACCCGTTCGATGACAAGGCTTTCCGGGAATCCCCCATGGATTACTTTGTGGTCTGCACCGATGTCCGCACCGGCGACCCTATCTATCATAAGTGCCGCACCGGTGATGCGGAGGATGTGCGCTGGATGGAAGCCTCGGCTTCCATGCCACTGGCCGCAAAGATCGTCAAGATCGGCCATTACGGCCTGCTGGACGGCGGCGTTGCCGATTCCATCCCCATCCGCTTCTTTGAGTCCATCGGCTACAAGCGGAACCTCATCATCCTGACCCAGCCCAAGGGGTTTGTGAAAAAGAAGAATCCCATGCTGCCCGCCATCCGGGCACGGTATCTGCGCTATCCTGCCTTTGTGGAGGCTGTGGCCGACCGCCACGAGCGCTACAACGAAACCCTGAGCTACATCTCCATGCTGGAGCAGTCCGGCAAGGATTACGTTATCCGCCCGCCCATCCCGCTGGAGATCGGTGCCATGGAGCGTGACCCCGACCAGCTGCGCCGCGTCTACGAAACCGGCCGGGCCGTGGCACAGATCCAGGTGGATAAGATCCGGGCCTTCCTTGAAACTGCAAAGGCCGAAGCCGAGGAATGA
- a CDS encoding xanthine phosphoribosyltransferase: protein MKLLEERIQRDGIVREGNVLKVDSFINHQMDIPLFREMAKEWKRLFAGKPVNKVLTIEASGIGIAAVVASEFNVPVVFAKKSMSINLDYDNYETKIQSFTHKKIYNVIVSKKFLTAEDHVLIIDDFLANGCALMGLLDLAKEAGATVEGIGIAVEKGFQQGGELIRSKGIQLESLAIVESMNSETGEIKFREQPHQN from the coding sequence ATGAAACTGCTGGAAGAACGCATTCAGAGAGACGGGATCGTGCGCGAGGGCAATGTGCTGAAGGTGGATAGCTTCATCAACCACCAGATGGACATCCCCCTGTTCCGCGAGATGGCAAAGGAGTGGAAGCGCCTGTTTGCAGGCAAGCCCGTCAACAAGGTGCTGACCATTGAGGCCAGCGGCATCGGCATTGCCGCTGTGGTTGCCAGCGAGTTCAATGTTCCTGTGGTGTTTGCCAAAAAGTCCATGAGCATCAACCTGGATTACGACAACTATGAGACCAAGATCCAGTCCTTCACCCACAAGAAGATCTACAACGTCATTGTCTCCAAAAAGTTCCTCACCGCAGAGGACCATGTCCTGATCATCGATGACTTCCTGGCAAACGGCTGTGCCCTGATGGGCCTGCTGGATCTGGCCAAGGAGGCCGGAGCTACGGTTGAGGGCATTGGCATTGCCGTGGAGAAGGGCTTCCAGCAGGGCGGCGAGCTCATCCGCAGCAAGGGCATCCAGCTGGAGAGCCTTGCCATTGTGGAATCCATGAACAGCGAGACCGGCGAGATCAAGTTCCGCGAGCAGCCGCACCAGAATTGA
- a CDS encoding peptidoglycan D,D-transpeptidase FtsI family protein gives MPKVLRTLPERGFRRRARAVAVLFCAVCLGLAVRLFFLQVRTDGFYADRAQGQQLRDTVVPADRGRIYSADGLLLAANSSCWTLRASPREMPEEKITLAAHGLAEILALDEAALLEKFSDRRSNDCLLRYRVDRAAADAVRDFCEENSITGIRINQDSKRWYPQGAFLASVLGFTNVDNAGVAGLELKYDDLLTGENGVVLTAVNAWGYTLEQSYETERFPTEGDGLRLTIDSCIQHYLENALSYAVQEHHVAARAVGIVMDVNTGAVLAMSTTPSYDPNEPRVIADTAARNAVEALTGDARKAALQLAQQTQWRNKAVSDLYEPGSVFKLITCAAALDAGAITKHSSFYCGESISVAGTRFHCANHKRHGAQSVTQALENSCNQSFIQIGGRLGREAFCDYFAAFGLREPTGIDLPAEPKKSLYYTADRMGPVELASCAFGQSSKISYLEMAAAVCAVVNGGKLMHPYVVSEILAPDGSTIEQFSPVCKRQVLKAETSQTMREMMEAVVLHGGGRNAQIPGYRVGGKSGTSQKLDSADEKARIASFVAVAPIDDPQFLCLVCLDEPHSWTTAGGSLSAPVCAEVLEQTLVYRGVLRTTEAPAASTAETAADLPADGDSFDGA, from the coding sequence ATGCCCAAAGTTCTCCGCACCCTGCCCGAGCGGGGATTCCGCCGCCGGGCACGGGCCGTGGCGGTGCTGTTCTGTGCCGTCTGCCTGGGGCTGGCCGTGCGGCTCTTTTTCCTGCAGGTGCGCACCGACGGCTTCTATGCCGACCGCGCACAGGGCCAGCAGCTGCGGGACACCGTGGTCCCCGCAGACCGGGGGCGCATTTACAGCGCCGACGGCCTTTTGCTGGCCGCCAACAGCAGCTGCTGGACCCTGCGGGCCTCGCCCCGGGAGATGCCGGAAGAGAAAATCACCCTTGCCGCCCACGGCCTTGCGGAGATCTTAGCGCTGGACGAAGCGGCCCTGCTGGAAAAATTCAGCGACCGCCGCTCCAACGACTGCCTGCTCCGCTACCGGGTGGACCGCGCCGCAGCCGATGCCGTGCGGGACTTTTGCGAAGAAAACAGCATCACCGGCATCCGCATCAATCAGGACAGCAAGCGCTGGTATCCGCAGGGCGCGTTTCTGGCTTCGGTGCTGGGGTTCACCAATGTGGACAACGCAGGGGTGGCCGGGCTGGAACTGAAATATGACGATCTGCTCACCGGAGAAAACGGCGTGGTGCTCACAGCTGTCAACGCCTGGGGCTACACACTGGAGCAGAGCTACGAGACCGAGCGTTTTCCCACCGAGGGGGACGGCCTGCGGCTCACCATCGACAGCTGTATCCAGCACTACCTTGAAAACGCGCTGTCCTACGCTGTGCAGGAGCACCATGTGGCGGCGCGGGCCGTGGGGATCGTCATGGATGTGAACACCGGGGCCGTGCTGGCCATGTCCACCACGCCCTCCTACGACCCCAACGAACCCCGCGTCATTGCCGACACCGCCGCCCGGAACGCCGTGGAGGCCCTGACCGGTGATGCACGCAAGGCCGCTTTGCAGCTGGCCCAGCAGACCCAGTGGCGGAACAAGGCCGTCAGCGACCTGTACGAGCCGGGCAGCGTGTTCAAGCTCATCACCTGCGCGGCGGCGCTGGATGCCGGAGCCATCACAAAGCATTCCAGCTTTTACTGCGGGGAATCCATCTCGGTGGCAGGCACCCGCTTCCACTGTGCCAACCACAAGCGCCATGGGGCCCAGAGCGTGACCCAGGCGCTGGAAAATTCCTGCAACCAGAGCTTCATCCAGATCGGGGGCCGACTGGGCAGGGAGGCCTTCTGCGATTATTTTGCCGCCTTCGGCCTGCGGGAGCCCACCGGCATCGACCTGCCCGCCGAGCCGAAAAAGAGCCTGTACTATACCGCCGACCGGATGGGCCCGGTGGAGCTGGCCTCCTGTGCCTTTGGGCAGAGCAGCAAAATCTCCTATCTGGAAATGGCGGCGGCAGTCTGCGCCGTGGTCAACGGGGGAAAGCTGATGCATCCCTACGTCGTCTCGGAGATCCTGGCCCCGGACGGCAGTACCATTGAGCAGTTCTCCCCTGTCTGCAAACGGCAGGTGCTCAAGGCAGAGACCAGTCAGACCATGCGGGAGATGATGGAGGCCGTGGTGCTCCACGGCGGCGGACGGAACGCTCAGATCCCGGGCTACCGGGTAGGCGGAAAAAGCGGCACCAGCCAGAAGCTGGACAGCGCCGACGAAAAAGCCCGCATTGCCAGCTTTGTGGCGGTGGCTCCCATCGACGACCCGCAGTTTCTCTGTCTGGTCTGCCTGGACGAACCCCACAGCTGGACGACCGCGGGCGGCAGCCTGTCGGCCCCGGTCTGTGCCGAAGTGCTGGAGCAGACGCTGGTGTACAGGGGCGTGCTCCGCACCACGGAAGCCCCGGCTGCCTCCACAGCAGAGACCGCCGCCGACCTCCCCGCTGACGGCGACAGTTTTGACGGGGCCTGA
- a CDS encoding FtsW/RodA/SpoVE family cell cycle protein, which produces MKEAAALPRGGRHKAPLRPLPAMDLPFLVLVLTLVGFGLVMLGSASGAVALYRRGDAFAYLRPQLLYAAMGIAGLWLASRVDYHIFHKLAWPLLGVSLVLLAVVLFMPEYNGCKRWLVLPGVGTLQPSEIAKFAVVLVFSHIISLNHDRMRSFAVGVLPFVLVLGVVAALMLLEPHLSGTLLILGIGAVLMFVGGTGLRWFVLAGLGGAAAIGAAVVVMPDLVPYAADRLRSWQDPFADPLGDGHQTIQSLYAIGSGGATGLGLGNSRQKHLFVPEPQNDFIFSIVCEELGFVGACAVVLLFVLLLWRGITIAAHAPDRFGALLVVGFTVQVALQAVLNVAVVTNTIPNTGISLPFFSSGGTSLMMLLGEMGIVLSVSRGET; this is translated from the coding sequence ATGAAAGAAGCTGCGGCACTGCCGCGGGGCGGGCGGCACAAGGCACCGCTGCGGCCGCTGCCGGCCATGGACCTGCCGTTTCTGGTGCTGGTACTCACGCTGGTGGGGTTCGGGCTGGTGATGCTGGGCAGTGCGTCGGGGGCGGTGGCCCTTTACCGTCGGGGCGATGCCTTTGCCTACCTGCGCCCCCAGCTGCTCTACGCCGCCATGGGCATTGCGGGGCTGTGGCTGGCCAGCCGGGTGGACTATCACATCTTCCACAAATTGGCCTGGCCGCTGCTGGGGGTCTCGCTGGTGCTGCTTGCGGTGGTGCTTTTTATGCCGGAATACAACGGCTGCAAACGGTGGCTGGTGCTGCCGGGGGTGGGCACCCTGCAGCCAAGCGAGATCGCAAAATTTGCCGTGGTGCTGGTGTTTTCGCACATCATCTCGCTGAACCATGACAGGATGCGCAGCTTTGCGGTGGGGGTGCTGCCCTTTGTGCTGGTGCTGGGGGTGGTGGCGGCGCTGATGCTGCTGGAACCCCATCTTTCGGGCACTTTGCTGATCCTGGGCATCGGGGCAGTGCTGATGTTCGTGGGCGGCACAGGTCTGCGGTGGTTCGTGCTGGCAGGCCTGGGCGGGGCGGCCGCCATCGGGGCGGCGGTGGTCGTTATGCCGGACCTTGTGCCCTACGCTGCCGACCGCCTGCGCTCCTGGCAGGACCCCTTTGCCGACCCGCTGGGGGATGGCCACCAGACCATCCAGAGCCTGTACGCCATCGGCTCAGGCGGGGCCACTGGGCTGGGGCTGGGGAACAGCCGCCAGAAGCATCTGTTTGTGCCCGAACCTCAGAACGACTTCATCTTCTCCATCGTCTGCGAGGAACTGGGCTTTGTGGGGGCCTGCGCCGTGGTGCTGCTGTTCGTGCTGCTGCTCTGGCGGGGCATTACCATTGCCGCCCATGCTCCCGACCGTTTTGGGGCGCTGCTGGTGGTGGGCTTTACCGTGCAGGTGGCCCTGCAGGCTGTCCTCAATGTGGCCGTGGTCACCAATACCATCCCCAACACCGGCATCAGCCTGCCCTTTTTCTCCTCCGGAGGAACGAGCTTGATGATGTTGTTGGGAGAGATGGGGATCGTGCTCTCGGTCTCGAGAGGGGAGACCTGA
- a CDS encoding UDP-N-acetylglucosamine 1-carboxyvinyltransferase has translation MEERIVVTGGRPLNGSVKIPAAKNSVLPLFAASLLCTGEVRLQAVPRLADVEHCMALLRGVGCSARWEGSDAVLSGPPANSTLPGQTAGQMRASILFCAPLLARLGRAETSLPGGCRIGARPIDLHLAGLVKMGAVELEAGEGRLVLTAPSGLHGAEITLRFPSVGATETLLLAAACAKGRTILRGAAREPEIADLAAFLNRCGGCIEGAGSSTIRIEGRRGLSGCCFSPLPDRIFASTLACGCAAAGGRVELTGCAPALYAPVLEILGQMGCRVEPAGDTVRISRFGRLHGAGRVFTGAYPALATDAAPLLAAAMLCADSESSIEDVIFERRFGCAEGFCRLGAQAETAGRVLTIAPGGHLCGTVVEAPDLRGGAALVLAGLAARGTTVITHPAHIDRGYAGFTEILAGLGAQIRRESAPGNGSVKKTSAKNKFVLQSGQKDDTIQLYKYSIELFLCEKRRFTITYPMEDKSYGTHARRRNG, from the coding sequence ATGGAGGAACGGATCGTGGTGACAGGGGGCCGCCCGCTGAACGGAAGCGTAAAAATTCCGGCTGCGAAAAACAGCGTTCTGCCGCTTTTTGCGGCATCGCTGCTCTGCACGGGAGAGGTGCGGCTCCAGGCTGTGCCCCGCCTTGCGGACGTGGAACACTGCATGGCGCTTTTGCGGGGCGTGGGCTGTTCCGCCCGGTGGGAAGGCAGTGATGCAGTGCTCTCCGGTCCGCCTGCCAACAGCACCCTGCCGGGGCAAACAGCGGGACAAATGCGGGCCTCCATTCTGTTCTGCGCACCCCTGCTGGCAAGGCTGGGCCGCGCCGAGACCAGCCTGCCCGGCGGCTGCCGCATCGGGGCCCGGCCCATCGACCTGCATCTGGCGGGGCTGGTAAAAATGGGGGCGGTGGAGCTGGAAGCTGGGGAGGGGCGGCTGGTGCTGACGGCTCCCTCCGGCCTGCACGGGGCCGAGATCACCCTGCGTTTCCCCAGCGTAGGGGCCACCGAGACGCTTCTGCTGGCCGCTGCCTGTGCCAAGGGCAGGACCATCCTGCGGGGGGCGGCCCGGGAACCGGAGATCGCCGACCTTGCCGCTTTTCTGAACCGGTGCGGCGGCTGCATCGAGGGGGCAGGCAGCTCCACGATCCGCATCGAAGGGCGGCGGGGCCTTTCCGGGTGCTGTTTTTCGCCCCTGCCCGACCGCATTTTTGCTTCCACGCTGGCCTGCGGCTGTGCGGCGGCGGGCGGCCGGGTGGAACTGACCGGCTGCGCCCCTGCGCTCTATGCGCCGGTGCTGGAAATTCTGGGACAAATGGGGTGCCGGGTGGAACCGGCAGGGGATACGGTGCGAATTTCCCGCTTTGGGCGGCTGCACGGGGCAGGCCGGGTGTTCACCGGAGCCTATCCGGCCCTTGCCACCGATGCTGCCCCGCTGCTGGCGGCGGCAATGCTCTGTGCCGACAGCGAGAGCAGCATCGAGGACGTGATCTTTGAGCGCCGGTTCGGCTGTGCCGAGGGTTTTTGCCGCCTGGGTGCACAGGCCGAAACGGCGGGCAGGGTGCTGACCATTGCACCGGGCGGCCATTTGTGCGGCACCGTGGTGGAGGCCCCCGACCTGCGGGGCGGGGCGGCACTGGTGCTGGCGGGGCTTGCGGCCCGGGGAACCACGGTCATCACCCACCCGGCGCATATCGACCGGGGCTATGCCGGATTTACAGAGATTTTGGCTGGTTTGGGGGCGCAAATTCGGCGGGAATCGGCCCCGGGAAATGGGTCGGTGAAAAAAACCTCTGCAAAAAACAAATTTGTCTTGCAATCGGGGCAAAAAGATGATACGATACAGTTATATAAGTATAGTATCGAACTCTTCTTGTGCGAAAAGCGCAGGTTTACGATAACATATCCGATGGAGGACAAAAGTTATGGCACTCATGCTCGACGAAGAAATGGATGA
- the ftsZ gene encoding cell division protein FtsZ: protein MALMLDEEMDENVTTIKVIGVGGGGGNAVNRMVSDGLQGVEFIAMNTDQQALAKNHAATKVQLGSKLTKGRGAGADPEIGQRAAEESKDEIANALKGSQMVFITAGMGGGTGTGAAPVVAEVAHDLGILTVGIVTKPFSFEGKRKMGLAEQGIANLLMHVDSLIVIPNERLKMISQEKITLMNAFQAADNVLRQGVESISALINVPAFINLDFADVRSIMKDAGYAHMGVGSAKGAGKAENAAKAAISSPLLETSIAGAHGVIINITSSPDIGLEDVETAAGLITQSAHPDANIIWGTAFDENLSDEMRVTVVATGFDNKAADGLRSSLNNAAGAGASTPSAVFSSDVSGAGAAKQQPAAAANSAAKPVEEESSDNRYYDELLAILNKRK from the coding sequence ATGGCACTCATGCTCGACGAAGAAATGGATGAAAACGTTACGACGATCAAGGTCATTGGTGTGGGCGGCGGCGGCGGCAACGCAGTCAACCGCATGGTCAGTGACGGTCTGCAGGGCGTAGAATTTATTGCAATGAACACCGACCAGCAGGCGCTGGCCAAGAACCATGCTGCCACCAAGGTGCAGCTGGGCTCCAAGCTCACCAAGGGCCGCGGCGCGGGCGCTGATCCCGAGATCGGCCAGCGTGCTGCCGAGGAAAGCAAGGACGAGATCGCAAATGCCCTGAAGGGCTCCCAGATGGTCTTTATCACCGCCGGTATGGGCGGCGGCACCGGCACGGGTGCGGCTCCTGTTGTGGCTGAGGTGGCACATGATCTGGGCATCCTGACCGTGGGCATCGTCACCAAGCCCTTCTCCTTTGAGGGCAAGCGCAAGATGGGCCTGGCAGAGCAGGGCATTGCAAACCTGCTCATGCACGTTGACAGCCTGATCGTTATCCCGAACGAGCGCCTGAAGATGATCAGCCAGGAAAAGATCACCCTGATGAACGCCTTCCAGGCCGCCGATAATGTGCTGCGTCAGGGCGTGGAGTCCATCTCCGCTCTGATCAATGTGCCCGCCTTCATCAACCTGGACTTCGCAGACGTGCGCTCCATTATGAAGGATGCCGGTTACGCCCACATGGGCGTGGGCAGCGCCAAGGGCGCAGGTAAGGCAGAGAACGCCGCCAAGGCTGCGATCTCCTCTCCGCTGCTGGAGACCAGCATTGCCGGTGCACACGGCGTGATCATCAACATCACCTCCAGCCCCGATATCGGCCTGGAGGATGTCGAGACTGCTGCCGGCCTCATCACCCAGAGCGCTCATCCCGATGCAAACATCATCTGGGGTACTGCGTTCGATGAGAACCTGTCCGATGAAATGCGCGTTACCGTTGTGGCCACCGGCTTTGACAACAAGGCCGCCGATGGTCTGCGCAGCAGCCTGAACAACGCCGCCGGTGCCGGTGCTTCCACCCCCAGCGCAGTGTTCAGCTCTGATGTGTCCGGCGCGGGTGCCGCAAAGCAGCAGCCTGCTGCCGCCGCAAACAGCGCTGCAAAGCCGGTGGAGGAAGAGAGCAGCGACAACCGTTACTACGATGAGCTGCTGGCGATCCTGAATAAGCGCAAGTAA
- a CDS encoding YdbC family protein yields the protein MAEIKYEVVQRIAVLSQRPRGWERQLNLISWNDGEPKYDIRDWSPDGTRMGKGISLSGEELAILKGILEDLEL from the coding sequence ATGGCAGAAATCAAATACGAAGTGGTCCAGCGCATTGCAGTGCTGTCTCAGCGTCCCCGCGGCTGGGAACGCCAGCTCAATCTCATCAGCTGGAACGACGGCGAACCCAAGTATGACATCCGCGATTGGTCCCCGGACGGTACTCGCATGGGCAAGGGCATTTCCCTGAGCGGCGAAGAGCTGGCCATCCTCAAGGGCATTCTGGAAGATCTGGAGCTGTAA
- a CDS encoding AAA family ATPase, with protein MRPLKLTLSAFGPYAGTTTLPLEQLGRGGLYLVTGDTGAGKTTLFDAITYALYDHSSGGVRDGAMLRSKYADPGTPTFVELEFEVRGQRYTVRRNPEYLRPKARGEGFTTEKADAALTYADGRPPVTKAKEVTAAVIDIIGLDYNQFSQIAMIAQGQFTRLLNATTEERSKIFRKLFRTQRYQKLQEALAEENSALTARRAALNAKLDAVLAGISYDAADPEAEALGALSAQMPPDAVTTLLEGLTARQEAAAAQAADALAALDRQLSTLQTTLGAAEQAERQRQEVAGELTKARSTAQLESAKASTRRKTLEALDATLTASEAELAALADADTRRVELEAEAARLAQRETALNDLARSLTECQHRNTAARAAQEAYRQAAGRQTEAHSARDTLERAFLDAQAGLLAQTLEEGAACPVCGSTHHPAKAHLPRTAPTEVQVNKAKQAVAQADSAAQEASAAAREALTREQEGRAQLRKDAEALLPERFTSPEGPVPLTVSLLKTALAEENDALHTVQADLKQRQTKNHTDCHRKKELEAQRKAQAEQRTALEAQVTAAQQASAAAQAAVQTLEARQAAEQIAQPQKIAALKAEQNELLARRKALAAQEKDLNARLLPNRRALADHRKLADQRDALDARWQWVNALASTAGGTLSSKQKIRLEAYIQMNYLDRILVHANTRLMQMTAGQYELERIGAENQRSQSGLDLGVIDHYNGTRRSVKTLSGGESFKASLALALGLSDEVQSTAGGIRLDTLFLDEGFGSLDEESLEQAIRVLSGLTEGDRLVGIISHVAALKDRIDRQVVVHKERSGGSWVEIVT; from the coding sequence ATGAGACCGCTCAAGCTGACCCTCTCGGCCTTTGGCCCCTATGCAGGCACCACCACCCTGCCGCTGGAGCAATTGGGCAGAGGCGGACTCTACCTTGTCACCGGTGACACCGGCGCGGGCAAGACCACCCTGTTCGATGCCATCACCTACGCCCTGTACGATCATTCCAGCGGCGGCGTGCGGGATGGGGCCATGCTCCGCAGCAAATATGCAGACCCCGGCACCCCCACCTTTGTGGAGCTGGAATTTGAGGTGCGGGGGCAGCGGTACACCGTCCGGCGCAACCCGGAGTATCTGCGTCCCAAGGCCCGGGGCGAGGGATTCACCACCGAAAAGGCAGATGCCGCCCTGACCTATGCCGACGGCCGCCCGCCTGTGACCAAAGCCAAGGAGGTGACTGCCGCTGTCATTGATATCATCGGGCTGGACTACAACCAGTTCTCCCAGATCGCCATGATCGCGCAGGGGCAGTTCACCCGGCTGCTCAACGCCACCACTGAGGAGCGGAGCAAGATCTTCCGGAAGCTGTTCCGCACCCAGCGCTACCAGAAACTGCAGGAAGCGCTGGCCGAGGAAAACTCTGCCCTCACAGCCCGACGCGCCGCCCTGAATGCAAAGCTGGACGCAGTGCTTGCGGGCATCTCGTATGATGCCGCAGACCCGGAGGCAGAAGCACTGGGGGCACTTTCAGCGCAGATGCCGCCGGACGCAGTGACCACCCTGCTGGAGGGGCTGACCGCCCGGCAGGAAGCCGCCGCCGCACAGGCCGCAGATGCGCTGGCTGCGCTGGACAGGCAATTGAGCACGTTACAGACCACGCTGGGCGCGGCAGAGCAGGCAGAGCGCCAGCGGCAGGAGGTTGCCGGAGAGCTGACCAAGGCCCGAAGCACCGCCCAGCTGGAATCCGCCAAGGCCAGCACCCGGCGCAAAACGCTGGAAGCACTGGATGCGACACTCACGGCCTCTGAAGCAGAGCTTGCCGCTCTGGCCGATGCCGACACCCGCCGGGTGGAGCTGGAGGCAGAAGCAGCCCGTCTTGCCCAGCGGGAAACCGCACTGAACGATCTGGCCCGGAGCCTGACAGAGTGCCAGCACCGGAACACCGCCGCACGCGCCGCGCAGGAGGCCTACCGGCAGGCGGCGGGCAGACAGACCGAGGCCCATTCTGCCCGTGACACGCTGGAGCGTGCTTTTCTGGATGCGCAGGCGGGCCTGCTGGCTCAGACGCTGGAAGAGGGAGCCGCCTGCCCTGTCTGCGGCAGCACCCACCACCCGGCCAAAGCCCACCTGCCCCGCACCGCCCCCACCGAAGTGCAGGTGAACAAAGCCAAGCAGGCCGTTGCCCAGGCCGACAGCGCCGCACAGGAGGCCAGTGCCGCCGCGCGGGAAGCGCTGACGCGGGAGCAGGAGGGCCGTGCCCAGCTGCGGAAGGATGCCGAAGCGCTTCTGCCTGAGCGGTTCACTTCGCCCGAAGGGCCGGTGCCCCTGACCGTGAGCCTGCTCAAGACTGCGCTGGCCGAGGAGAACGATGCTCTGCACACTGTACAGGCTGACCTGAAGCAGCGCCAGACCAAAAACCATACAGACTGCCACCGCAAAAAAGAGCTGGAAGCCCAACGCAAAGCACAGGCAGAACAGCGCACCGCGCTGGAAGCGCAGGTGACGGCAGCCCAGCAGGCTTCTGCCGCCGCCCAGGCTGCGGTGCAGACACTGGAAGCCCGGCAGGCTGCGGAGCAGATCGCGCAGCCCCAGAAGATCGCGGCGCTCAAGGCAGAGCAGAACGAGCTGCTGGCCCGGCGCAAAGCCCTTGCCGCACAGGAGAAAGACCTGAACGCCCGGCTGCTGCCCAACCGGAGGGCGCTGGCCGATCACCGGAAGCTTGCCGACCAGCGGGACGCACTGGATGCCCGCTGGCAGTGGGTAAACGCACTGGCCTCCACGGCAGGCGGCACCCTGAGCAGCAAGCAGAAGATCCGGCTGGAGGCCTACATCCAGATGAATTACCTCGACCGCATCCTTGTCCACGCCAACACCCGCCTGATGCAGATGACGGCGGGCCAGTACGAGCTGGAACGCATCGGTGCTGAGAACCAGCGCAGCCAGTCAGGCCTTGACCTGGGAGTCATCGACCACTACAACGGCACCCGCCGCAGTGTCAAGACCCTGTCCGGCGGCGAGAGCTTCAAGGCCTCGCTGGCGCTGGCCCTGGGTCTTTCCGATGAAGTCCAGAGCACCGCAGGCGGCATCCGGCTGGACACCCTCTTCCTCGATGAGGGCTTCGGCTCGCTGGATGAGGAATCGCTGGAGCAGGCCATCCGGGTGCTCTCCGGCCTGACCGAAGGCGACCGACTGGTGGGCATCATCTCTCATGTCGCCGCCCTGAAGGACCGCATCGACCGGCAGGTGGTCGTGCATAAGGAGCGGAGCGGGGGCAGCTGGGTGGAGATTGTGACGTAA